In Candidatus Chlorohelix allophototropha, one DNA window encodes the following:
- the pth gene encoding aminoacyl-tRNA hydrolase: MKLVVGLGNPGFQYEKNRHNVGFQCLDFFAVQHSIRFDKKSMHAIWTKTSIGGQEVVLAKPQTYMNLSGTSVLQLANFYKINPREDLLAISDDLDLPTGKIRLRTNGSSGGQNGLKNIFEVFGTQEIQRMRIGIGRPHYGKPHDYVLNDFSAEQVPIITDALKKAAEAIETWLAQGIAKAMNIYNNL; the protein is encoded by the coding sequence ATGAAACTGGTAGTAGGGCTGGGCAATCCCGGCTTTCAATATGAAAAGAACCGTCATAATGTAGGCTTTCAATGCCTCGATTTTTTTGCTGTGCAGCATAGTATTAGATTTGATAAAAAGAGTATGCATGCTATTTGGACTAAAACCAGTATCGGGGGGCAAGAGGTGGTGCTGGCAAAACCTCAAACTTACATGAATCTGAGTGGAACCAGCGTGCTACAGCTTGCGAACTTCTACAAGATAAATCCACGTGAGGATTTGCTGGCTATATCGGATGACCTTGACCTACCTACCGGGAAAATCCGATTGCGTACCAATGGAAGTAGCGGCGGACAAAACGGTTTGAAGAATATCTTTGAAGTGTTTGGTACTCAGGAAATTCAGCGCATGCGCATAGGTATCGGGCGACCCCACTACGGTAAACCGCACGATTATGTTCTGAATGATTTCTCGGCGGAACAGGTTCCTATAATTACCGATGCGTTGAAAAAGGCTGCTGAAGCTATCGAAACATGGTTGGCACAGGGAATTGCTAAAGCCATGAATATTTATAATAATTTGTAA